Proteins found in one Anopheles aquasalis chromosome 3, idAnoAquaMG_Q_19, whole genome shotgun sequence genomic segment:
- the LOC126574133 gene encoding serine/arginine repetitive matrix protein 2-like isoform X3 produces the protein MFTTFIGLIDIQSWWEVPCIAHFCSLFSSTFKLPEFYIEELEEALLTDTDAEGEVVNAKVCTALKLSELIVALLKGCDTLAPISSQISPSNYQMFLRRLFREKCQVYNVENPFNTDTDFEKLPLRTKILILKYLCDFRLDSEDVCNTIAGYLPDSIRLEPIGYDRNGSSYWYFYGTRLYREDRVPGKSKASKAATIWQVICFTEEDWRNLATKLDNSTNQKERALHEVLVENFLPKLSKLFREQERKRRARLLEHRTSSRIRLLREKQQQEQQQQQLEEQQQRSRSNSVTSIVTTYASSPEPPLTRDFIFQPKESAFDNAIDTYPFYPKATNLRGYSTSPSVGSEGSVSESKADQEEDPWQNLTSSCCNSPTEELSRPSSCCASSCHSNDSASSLQTIRPHPAHIQSLSDSFFIASRYDDDDDDDEDEEDDYTEKGKDCVIQQNQTFSDVETENNINNGNTVVADLLRPSVSAASHEDTTQEPGSGEKQPLSESKVKQNHPVRRVFSAEVESLLRSNRNMAPTATKLPGRQTNNSLSSVTGPVILPFTDAASTPKGATGNNNNSKSNGGTGGDGSKGGPETAANGGGRKGKKGKSSNQQVFTETDEVLQIGMHKVLESIKNHDDAWPFMDPVDEDIAPRYYSIIRRPMDLQKMEEKLDNGEYAMFGDFQHDFRLIVNNCRLYNGQANEYTEMVNNLQIAFERARKKYFVEMSSDEEMMGNEYPEMCRSSTSTVKEKGSSYHHSTKASAPADSKTSSKGDADGASDGSSSTVKEKTKKSASASGGSVTGRGGSGVTPETTATKHPAASSSSGSSGRNKDGKAKPVKRSSISSNGVAEQKEVKRSPVTNSAKKQKSAKQPEPMVDNTDLDPDPDPPEKGKSGATHGGKNLKRKHKEKEKVSGGKAAKSRKIKSESSDDRSDTEMVEDHEKSTVVKRGGGAGSKEEKEDDEEEDEDWDDGPDRKRFKKERSDRSAGKKVKRERTDQTTTGEDREDTKVLPVTTCTAPVQPIAGIDRRSSREVEQEEDYPVYESKKKAAIKALQRQEKEKKKSIAKSKKDEKKGKAPALPSGPAPASVSNSNASSGKAVKSKPEPFSPPERSLSRSPSRPLTPTVRSPSASSNRGESLTPKQQRTSSGEPAKASKSKKKTKVKKESATGSEHTPKHDKKGAKEGKSVTADRTAVDKKSKKSVSPSKSKPKQKQQQSATSKAKVLVEHESDDGEEVEEEKPMVPNSTAVDSDDEDYQASRKPESHKRQQNTSVEEQDDDGQLTDDSGGGGGGAAKSRSKKSEKSKNKKAKASKQKTIVGDDDDDDDEDHNRSGHQRDGSKKASKGKQKGKDKKSHKKDKTSREKKKSKGSAAAAAAAAAAAANEQHRAPASSGAEDDEAEDDAPFEDRPSRQHSKATDAENSRGGAKGGVKQQASKEARGRASTPTLDHRRSRSGTVSRSPSPVASYYSDEDDQSVGGDARKGSFDRPITPDIKDKFDLIKERRNRAAAAAAAAAESKAKAKQTKAKVKESAATAGGNGGTGGKKTGKQKASNRGHQKQPQQEQQQQQQQRLNVPEQPATVSKHPKKRHQQQHQQDQENEKPTVGGGEVGRTPNKAMPATAKGKKKRDKSAEFSVPTAPNAAQDRKRPFGDSKKVDRSSEYEFVDDVGAAQTNSATAAESTRSESDKRSAGQKRSTAAVGGGGSSSTPKQPKVSTKSPARSPATFKGQAGATLQKGSNAPVPGGANMEELELETEQTLKDINKWLENTPRFTEYSSASNSPSRYIMDDFDPVPVKIEAADFRKPIPLAQLPPAATTVSEPSEKRMSSTTASPLRGASPGLAAMAAPPTAFLPKAPLPGKATNTERSKESVPLSQSTSNAGETSLKENSSSAAPTIAKNTGSSSSSSQHTILGPPPIIPPHSQKKEPKEPKRKTLKEKLSQLGGRKRDLHRTIDRLQPGKTKGNLIGTIQNLNKPDELFALGAAGGSASGSGGAIGAGGTGSASGPLGKFKEVKNALIVQTDESKPKLSLGTVLNTEGFGIVQQHNFADDVKDDDDDDDRRIGEDSGEKKRSDAINHKLKGDEEKDHDKKDSSAINSSSSASKLSLGTTATTVEASPRDKESEEKSGTGAMDSGKMSKDHGDQSGKKESVPNAKTSSSASSSLEEGKDGGAKGSTDKPAATPNLSAWFKAFGAPKKPKKPDDTEETGKGSPASEKGGGKGGGAHDHTPPSSESSLGGGSGAAAGSGVSHSLESPNYPILPAPPRQRKASTGSTVSERSSYSQDPDSPRIGIDERIGGYPAPYPSPIGASPIMTSPKLDESQKSPYHPMNGAIKVGFYQDTTQKSSPEKSCSPRDLPSPYPQYSQHLYTANTAGTAANITGSGSMYGSYTGYGANTSSSTTAGAVTGNNSSTNAPPTGGSITGAGAGGGPGNGSTAAGNTTVADTFKGYGKDMKSPVDFYDQYKQPASQESDYNSSMSPSTNPNSPYHNPASSPYQQQPNSPSCYPQPSQAASPYGHQQQPQQQQQPLASPASSGGALSPYSTSSVTPNPTTIPHSPAGQSGQLGGGHSPYSSSSSVQAGHSPYHSATVSNNQSGVNPAATGGPPKSKPNTPLHQSPNSPFSQSNQSSPYSQQDPNSPYSQGQLSPFQPMSPKPPQPSAIANSAGTQSTIKLAPPIITPQQAAAAAGVILPPDSTAAHSQSNAVAQNLATVPSQQASASATQLVGQHQSSASPWGHQNQYNPYHPGTGSESGPESNALSMPPAPAHMPTTSSSSSQQPQQAHHNIHQHPSPAHAHTQQQQSQQLHQQQQQQQQQQQQQQQQQNQQHPSQQTHHHQAQHHAHHGLSTVGQQSQQSQLGSLLMGGQSNPYASTYGRPYDLNSASAASSSAAAGGSTLDQHHHQHHSAPHHHPQHSHPQQHQQQHQPHHQHHQQQQPSKGPEMINLGYSEPESSTGGSNNSVTKQQDVPMNMEATAAGGGKQNSKSIGGGGGDGKQQPFDAHHVSYGAPMDASISKSKAFDMFNRAATMSFPRGFGTTNHGAVPSSGGSSGYDHHGNNMNKAHEQHQQNSGAGSVYNLQSGGPTGPTTGPQGGGTAGSKVAGSSDLLLPRYDQRSPQQPHGSLHGHQQQPVNNNMDLSNSSTGYKPYSSTATSSAAGLMDSSIRNLSSLSSLYNPDDRLLGPPGTVGNPSSSGGYYDKSMPPAAHMYNKNLHPSSSVSTAATTSVLQQMFNSTMAYSAAAAAGRSEQHQNTGYGSGPPGGYHHPQQPQQQPMNAACVASQKMANEPQVPVAPPAKPKRTRKKKDQNQQDLLAQQQQQQQQQQQQQQQQQQQQQSLHQQHAHQLHAHQQHGFPAYPGLKPTSANTSASGGTGTSSVSSNIGGANSSAGAGGNHSGSGAETSAISLKTANVVPGSAFNFGPGPAGLGLPGSLYSDTSSSAPYLDDAYRNSQNPYYHLPPSLRGTTGDDKLSVVNAAGTSQSAAPGTVAAAAAVAAASVVHPPPPTASPYHPFLASQHSSRPYQFINQLDPIHQQYFRQEELRAQMMLNQGLLGPPGTAPPSAYGQPSYHPALGMHKPYDAMNSMNRSPFL, from the exons ATGTTTACCACTTTTATCGGGTTAATTG ATATTCAATCATGGTGGGAGGTGCCCTGCATTGCGCACTTTTGCTCACTGTTTTCGTCCACCTTTAAGCTACCAGAATTCTACATCGAG GAGCTCGAAGAGGCTCTACTCACCGATACCGATGCTGAGGGAGAAGTGGTGAATGCAAAAGTGTGTACTGCGCTTAAGCTGTCCGAGCTGATCGTAGCACTGTTGAAGGGCTGTGATACATTGGCACCGATCAGCTCACAGATCAGCCCGAGCAACTATCAGATGTTCCTGAGGCGTCTGTTCCGTGAAAAATGTCAG GTATATAACGTTGAAAACCCTTTCAACACCGATACGGATTTCGAGAAGTTGCCGCTCCGTACCAAGATTCTAATCTTGAAGTATTTGTGCGATTTCCGTCTCGATTCCGAGGACGTGTGCAACACCATTGCCGGTTACTTACCCGACAGCATTCGCCTGGAACCGATTGG CTACGATCGTAACGGATCATCATACTGGTATTTTTACGGGACCCGTTTGTATCGGGAGGATCGCGTACCTGGCAAATCCAAAGCATCCAAAGCAGCTACCATCTGGCAGGTCATTTGCTTTACGGAGGAAGATTGGCGCAATCTAGCCACAAAGCTTGATAACTCCACTAACCAGAAAGAGCGTGCGCTGCATGaggtgttggtggaaaattttcTGCCAAAACTGTCGAAATTGTTCCGTGAGCAGGAAAGAAAACGGCGTGCCAG GCTTTTAGAGCATCGCACTTCATCGCGCATTAGATTGCTCCGcgaaaaacagcagcaagagcagcaacagcagcagctagaagagcaacagcagcg ATCACGATCAAACTCCGTCACAAGTATAGTTACGACCTACGCCAGCTCCCCAGAACCACCTCTCACGcgtgattttatttttcagccCAAAGAAAGTGCTTTCGATAACGCAATAGATACATACCCCTTCTACCCTAAAGCCACTAATTTGAGAGGTTATTCCACTTCTCCGTCAGTAGGTTCAGAAGGTTCAGTGAGCGAAAGTAAAGCCGACCAAGAGGAAGATCCTTGGCAAAACCTGACGAGCTCTTGCTGTAACAGCCCAACTGAAGAGCTAAGTCGTCCATCGTCTTGCTGCGCAAGTAGCTGTCACTCGAACGACTCAGCCAGTAGCTTACAAACTATTAGACCTCATCCGGCACACATTCAGTCGCTGAGCGATTCATTTTTTATCGCTTCccgctacgacgacgacgacgacgacgacgaagacgaagaagacgatTACACCGAGAAGGGGAAAGATTGTGTAATAcagcaaaatcaaacattcagtGACgttgaaacggaaaacaacatcaacaacggtAACACCGTCGTGGCCGATCTTTTGCGACCGTCAGTATCGGCGGCATCTCACGAAGATACAACACAGGAGCCTGGATCCGGAGAAAAGCAGCCCCTTTCGGAATCCAAAGTAAAGCAAAACCATCCAGTGCGGCGTGTGTTTAGCGCGGAAGTAGAGAGCCTACTTCGATCGAATCGCAACATGGCACCAACGGCCACGAAGCTGCCTGGTCGGCAGACGAACAACTCCCTCTCTTCCGTTACTGGACCAGTCATTCTGCCGTTCACAGATGCCGCCAGCACGCCGAAAGGCGCTActggcaacaacaataacagcaaaAGCAATGGCGGCACAGGAGGGGATGGTTCGAAGGGTGGCCCAGAGACAGCagccaatggtggtggccggaaggggaaaaaaggaaaatcgtcAAACCAGCAGGT TTTTACGGAAACGGACGAAGTACTACAGATCGGTATGCATAAGGTgctggaaagcataaaaaatcacGACGATGCCTGGCCGTTCATGGATCCGGTGGATGAAGATATAGCGCCCCGTTACTATTCCATCATACGAAG ACCGATGGATCTACAAAAGATGGAAGAAAAGCTGGATAACGGGGAGTACGCCATGTTCGGAGACTTTCAGCATGACTTCAGACTCATCGTCAACAACTGCCGGCTGTACAACGGTCAGGCGAACG AGTACACGGAGATGGTGAACAATCTACAGATAGCCTTCGAGCGGGCGCGCAAGAAGTACTTTGTCGAAATGTCATCCGATGAGGAGATGATGGGCAACGAGTATCCTGAAATGTGCCGTTCTAGTACATCGACGGTGAAGGAGAAAGGATCCTCATATCACCACAGTACCAAAGCCTCAGCGCCAGCTGACAGCAAGACCAGTTCCAAGGGCGATGCCGATGGCGCCAgcgacggtagcagcagtacagtgaaggagaagacgaagaaaagtgccagcgccagtggTGGAAGTGTAACGGGAAGAGGTGGTAGTGGCGTGACACCCGAAACTACGGCCACGAAACACCCGGCAGcaagcagtagtagtggtagtagtggccGGAACAAggacggaaaagcaaaaccagtGAAGAGGAGCAGTATCAGTAGTAACGGTGTCGCGGAACAAAAAGAAGTGAAGCGCAGCCCAGTGACAAACAGtgcgaaaaagcaaaaatcagcaaaacaaCCGGAACCAATGGTGGACAATACGGATCTCGATCCCGATCCGGATCCTCCGGAAAAGGGTAAAAGTGGTGCGACTCACGGTGGCAAAAACTTGAAGCGAAAGCataaagaaaaggagaaagtgAGTGGTGGTAAGGCGgcaaaaagtagaaaaatcaaatcggaatcAAGTGACGATCGCAGTGATACGGAGATGGTGGAAGATCACGAGAAAAGCACGGTCGTGAAGcgtggtggaggtgctggtagtaaagaggagaaggaggacgatgaagaagaggatgaAGATTGGGACGATGGGCCCGATCGTAAACGTTTTAAAAAGGAGCGTTCGGATCGTAGTGCCGGTAAGAAAGTGAAGCGAGAGCGCACCGATCAAACGACGACTGGTGAAGATCGTGAGGATACCAAAGTACTACCGGTAACAACGTGCACGGCACCGGTGCAACCCATTGCGGGCATTGACCGACGATCGAGCAGGGAGGtggaacaagaagaagattaTCCAGTGTACGAGAGCAAGAAAAAGGCCGCCATCAAGGCACTGCAGCgccaggagaaggaaaagaagaaaagcattGCAAAGTCGAAGAAAGATGAGAAGAAAGGCAAAGCACCTGCTTTACCGTCCGGTCCGGCACCAGCTTCTGTCAGCAACTCCAACGCTTCCAGTGGTAAGGCAGTGAAATCGAAGCCAGAACCGTTTTCCCCTCCCGAACGATCGTTGTCCCGTTCACCGAGCCGCCCGTTGACACCAACAGTACGATCACCTTCGGCGTCCAGTAACCGAGGTGAGAGTCTAACGCCAAAACAGcaacgcaccagcagcggtgaGCCAGCGAAAGCATctaaatcgaagaaaaagacaaaagtgaaaaaggaaTCGGCCACTGGCTCAGAACACACTCCGAAACATGACAAAAAAGGCGCCAAGGAGGGCAAGTCTGTAACGGCGGACCGTACTGCGGTGGACAAAAAATCGAAGAAGAGCGTATCGCCATCGAAAAGTAAGCCtaaacaaaagcagcagcagagtgctACTAGTAAAGCGAAGGTTTTAGTCGAACACGAGAGCGACGATGGGGAAGAGGTTGAAGAAGAGAAACCAATGGTTCCGAATTCAACGGCCGTGGATAGCGATGACGAGGACTACCAAGCCAGTCGCAAACCAGAATCACACAAACGCCAACAGAACACATCCGTTGAGGAGCAGGACGATGATGGGCAGCTAACTgatgatagtggtggtggtggtggtggtgccgctaaGTCTCGTTCtaaaaaatcagaaaaatcaaAGAACAAGAAAGCGAAAGCCTCCAAACAAAAGACGATCgtcggcgatgacgacgatgacgatgatgaggatcatAATCGTTCGGGACATCAACGGGATGGAAGCAAGAAGGCAAGCAAGGGCAAACAGAagggaaaagacaaaaaatctcacaaaaaggacaaaacaagtcgggaaaagaaaaagtctaaaggttctgctgctgctgctgctgctgctgctgccgctgccgccaacGAACAACACCGAGCCCCAGCATCCAGTggtgctgaagatgatgaagcgGAAGACGATGCACCGTTTGAAGATCGTCCATCTCGACAGCACAGCAAGGCAACCGATGCAGAGAATAGCAGAGGTGGCGCCAAAGGTGGTGTAAAGCAACAGGCAAGCAAAGAGGCCCGCGGACGCGCCTCAACCCCTACACTAGACCACCGGCGATCACGATCAGGAACGGTTTCACGATCGCCTAGTCCGGTTGCTTCGTACTAttccgacgaggacgaccagtcggttggtggtgacgCACGCAAAGGCTCCTTCGATCGGCCTATAACGCCCGATATTAAAGACAAGTTTGATCTCATCAAAGAGCGCCGTAATCgagctgcggcggcggcggctgctgctgccgaaagTAAAGCAAaggccaaacaaaccaaagccaaagtgaaagagagcgcCGCAACCGCAGGTGGCAACGGCGGCACTGGTGGCAAAAAGACAGGGAAACAGAAAGCGTCGAACCGTGGGCATCAGAAACAACcacagcaagagcagcaacagcagcagcaacagcggttAAACGTGCCCGAACAACCAGCTACCGTGAGCAAGCATCCCAAGAaacgtcaccagcagcagcatcagcaagatcaggagaatgaaaaaccgacggttggtggtggtgaggttgGTCGCACACCGAACAAAGCGATGCCTGCAACCGccaagggaaaaaagaaacgggacAAATCGGCGGAATTTAGCGTGCCTACTGCTCCAAACGCTGCCCAAGATAGAAAGCGTCCGTTTGGAGATTCCAAAAAGGTGGATCGTAGCAGCGAGTACGAGTTCGTGGATGACGTCGGTGCTGCACAGACCAACAGTGCGACTGCGGCCGAATCCACCCGCTCAGAGAGTGATAAACGTAGTGCGGGCCAAAAacgatcaacagcagcggttggaggaggaggatcatCGTCGACCCCGAAACAGCCGAAAGTGAGCACGAAATCACCTGCAAGGTCTCCAGCAACGTTTAAGGGACAGGCAGGAGCAACGCTCCAAAAAGGCTCCAACGCCCCAGTGCCCGGTGGAGCCAACAtggaggagctggagctggaaacggaacaaacaCTGAAAGACATTAACAAATGGCTCGAAAATACGCCACGTTTTACAGAGTACAGCTCGGCCAGTAACTCTCCCTCACGCTACATCATGGATGATTTCGATCCTGTTCCGGTTAAGATCGAAGCGGCCGATTTCCGGAAACCGATACCACTTGCCCAGCTACCGCCCGCGGCTACGACGGTGAGTGAACCGAGCGAGAAGCGTATGTCGAGCACAACAGCGAGTCCTCTTCGTGGTGCCAGTCCCGGTCTTGCCGCTATGGCCGCTCCACCAACCGCATTCTTACCGAAGGCACCACTGCcgggaaaagcaacaaacacggAACGATCGAAGGAAAGCGTACCTTTGTCCCAATCGACAAGCAACGCCGGTGAAACATCGTTGAAGGAAAACTCCTCTTCTGCTGCCCCTACGATCGCCAAAAACACCGgatccagcagtagcagtagccaGCATACGATCCTCGGTCCACCACCGATCATACCTCCGCACTCGCAGAAGAAGGAACCGAAGGAACCGAAACGTAAAACGCTGAAGGAGAAACTGTCGCAACTTGGTGGCCGCAAACGTGATCTTCACCGAACCATTGATCGTTTGCAGCCGGGCAAAACCAAGGGAAACCTAATTGGGACGATTCAGAATCTGAACAAACCGGACGAACTGTTcgcgctcggtgctgctggtggtagtgcgAGTGGATCCGGTGGTGCCATTGGAGCCGGCGGTACTGGCAGCGCTAGTGGTCCGCTCGGTAAGTTCAAGGAGGTGAAAAATGCTCTGATCGTACAGACCGATGAATCGAAACCGAAGCTTAGCCTAGGGACGGTCCTCAATACGGAAGGGTTCGGTATCGTACAGCAGCACAACTTTGCCGATGACGtgaaggacgacgatgatgatgacgatcgccGGATCGGGGAGGATAGCGgggagaagaagcgaagcgatgccATTAATCACAAGCTGAAGGGTGACGAGGAGAAGGATCACGATAAGAAGGATTCTTCCGCGATCAATTCTTCGTCGTCCGCTAGTAAGCTATCGTTAGGAACAACTGCCACGACGGTTGAAGCCAGCCCGAGGGACAAAGAGTCGGAGGAGAAAAGCGGAACGGGTGCGATGGATAGTGGGAAGATGAGCAAAGATCATGGTGATCAATCGGGCAAGAAGGAAAGTGTGCCAAATGCAAAAACCTCatcatcggcgtcgtcgtcactagAGGAGGGCAAGGATGGTGGTGCCAAAGGATCAACGGACAAACCGGCTGCAACGCCAAATTTAAGTGCCTGGTTCAAGGCATTTGGAGCGCccaagaaaccgaaaaagCCAGATGATACCGAAGAAACGGGTAAAGGATCACCGGCAAGTGAGAAGGGGGGTGGTAAAGGTGGTGGAGCTCACGATCACACACCGCCTTCGTCGGAATCGTCTTTAGGCGGAGGATCCGGAGCCGCAGCAGGGTCCGGAGTGTCGCACAGTTTGGAAAGTCCCAACTATCCGATTCTTCCGGCGCCACCTCGTCAGCGTAAGGCCAGCACCGGTAGTACGGTGAGTGAACGGTCCTCGTACAGCCAGGATCCGGACAGTCCGCGGATCGGTATCGATGAACGGATTGGAGGTTATCCAGCACCGTACCCAAGTCCGATCGGTGCCTCGCCGATCATGACTTCACCAAAGTTGGATGAATCGCAAAAGAGCCCCTACCATCCCATGAATGGTGCGATCAAAGTTGGCTTCTATCAAGATACGACGCAAAAGAGCAGCCCTGAGAAAAGTTGCAGCCCGCGTGATCTGCCATCGCCCTATCCACAGTATTCGCAGCATCTCTACACGGCCAATACTGCTGGAACGGCGGCGAATATCACTGGCAGTGGTTCCATGTATGGCAGCTACACCGGTTACGGAGCAAACACCAGTTCTTCTACGACCGCTGGTGCTGTAACCGGGAACAACTCAAGCACGAATGCACCGCCTACTGGTGGAAGCATAaccggagctggtgctggtggtggacctGGGAATGGCAGTACCGCGGCAGGTAACACGACGGTAGCAGATACTTTCAAGGGCTACGGAAAGGACATGAAGTCTCCGGTGGATTTCTACGATCAGTACAAACAACCGGCCTCGCAGGAGTCCGATTACAACTCTTCAATGAGCCCCAGTACAAATCCCAACTCTCCATATCACAATCCGGCCTCCTCGCCGtaccaacagcaaccgaatTCGCCTTCCTGTTATCCGCAGCCATCACAGGCCGCCTCTCCCTAtgggcatcagcagcaaccgcaacagcagcagcagccattggCCTCACCGGCTTCCTCCGGGGGAGCACTTTCGCCTTACAGTACGAGTTCTGTCACTCCTAATCCCACAACGATACCCCACAGCCCCGCCGGGCAGAGCGGGCAGCTGGGAGGAGGACATTCAccgtacagcagcagtagttcgGTACAGGCCGGCCACTCGCCTTATCACAGTGCAACAGTCAGCAATAACCAGTCGGGAGTTAATCCagctgccaccggtggtccgcccaaatccaaaccaaacacaccgcTACACCAGAGTCCCAACTCGCCATTTTCTCAGTCGAACCAAAGTTCACCCTATTCGCAGCAGGATCCCAACTCACCCTACTCCCAAGGCCAACTGTCACCATTCCAACCGATGTCTCCAAAGCCGCCTCAGCCGTCAGCAATTGCGAATAGTGCGGGCACGCAGAGCACGATCAAGCTGGCACCTCCCATCATCACGCCTCAGcaggcggcggctgcagctggTGTGATACTGCCTCCTGACTCCACAGCCGCCCATTCGCAATCGAATGCTGTAGCACAAAACTTGGCAACGGTTCCGTCGCAGCAAGCGTCGGCTTCTGCAACGCAGCTTGTTGGTCAACATCAGTCTTCCGCAAGCCCGTGGGGCCATCAAAATCAATACAATCCGTATCATCCGGGAACCGGGAGCGAGTCCGGTCCGGAAAGCAACGCGTTGTCAATGCCACCGGCACCTGCTCACATGCCAACGacgtcttcatcatcttctcaacaaccacagcaagcTCACCATAACATCCATCAGCATCCCTCTCCGGCTCACGCtcacacacaacagcaacaatcacagcagttgcatcaacaacaacagcagcagcagcaacagcaacagcaacaacaacagcagcagaatcaaCAACATCCATCGCAAcaaacgcatcatcatcaggcacaGCATCATGCGCATCACGGTCTGTCGACGGTTgggcagcagtcgcagcaaaGCCAGCTGGGTAGTTTACTGATGGGTGGTCAAAGCAATCCTTACGCTTCCACTTACGGCCGACCGTACGACCTAAACTCGGCTTCAGCTGCTTCATCGTCTGCAGCTGCAGGTGGCTCGACCCTtgatcagcaccatcatcagcaccattcggcaccacatcatcatcctcaacattcacatccgcagcagcaccagcagcagcaccaaccgcatcatcagcatcaccaacaacaacaaccatcgaaAGGACCGGAAATGATTAATCTTGGGTACAGTGAGCCCGAATCATCGACGGgtggaagcaacaacagcgtgACTAAACAACAGGATGTTCCTATGAACATGGAAGCAACCGCCGCGGGTGGTggcaaacagaacagcaaaTCCATCGGAGGAGGTGGCGGCGATGGAAAGCAACAACCGTTCGATGCTCACCATGTGAGTTACGGGGCACCGATGGATGCTTCGATTAGCAAATCGAAAGCATTCGATATGTTTAATCGCGCTGCAACGATGAGCTTCCCGCGTGGATTCGGAACCACCAATCATGGCGCCGTACCGTCGAGTGGCGGATCTTCCGGTTATGATCACCATGGGAACAACATGAATAAAGCGCACGAACAACACCAACAGAATAGCGGCGCTGGTAGTGTGTACAATCTGCAATCTGGCGGTCCCACAGGACCAACGACGGGGCCACAAGGAGGCGGAACGGCTGGTAGTAAGGTGGCTGGCTCTTCTGATTTATTGTTGCCACGGTACGATCAACGTAGCCCGCAACAACCACACGGTAGTCTACacggccatcagcagcaacctgtcaacaacaacatggatCTCAGTAACAGTAGCACAGGTTACAAACCGTACAGCTCAACCGCAACCAGCTCAGCCGCCGGGCTAATGGATTCATCCATCCGTAATTTGAGCTCACTTTCGTCACTCTATAACCCGGACGATCGGTTATTAGGCCCCCCGGGTACAGTCGGTAACCCATCGTCGTCGGGCGGATATTACGATAAAAGTATGCCCCCGGCCGCTCACATGTACAATAAGAACCTGCATCCTTCATCTTCCGTCAGCACTGCGGCAACGACATCGGTACTGCAGCAAATGTTTAACAGTACAATGGCGTACAGTGCCGCTGCGGCAGCCGGTCGTAGCGAGCAGCATCAAAATACGGGCTACGGATCGGGACCACCTGGTGGTTACCATCACCCtcagcaaccgcaacagcaaccaatgAACGCAGCATGCGTTGCCTCACAGAAAATGGCGAACGAACCACAAGTGCCGGTGGCTCCACCAGCGAAACCAAAGCGAACGCGCaagaaaaaggatcaaaaCCAACAAGATCTTCtggcgcaacagcaacagcagcagcagcaacaacaacagcaacaacaacaacaacagcagcagcagcaatcgctaCACCAACAGCACGCGCATCAGTTACatgctcaccagcagcatggttTCCCAGCTTACCCCGGGCTGAAACCAACTTCCGCCAACACATCGGCCTCCGGTGGTACCGGTACATCATCCGTATCTAGTAACATCGGTGGTGCGAACAGCAGCGCTGGGGCAGGTGGTAACCATTCCGGCAGCGGTGCCGAAACGTCTGCCATCTCACTGAAAACGGCCAATGTGGTACCGGGTAGTGCCTTCAATTTTGGTCCCGGTCCAGCAGGGCTCGGATTGCCTGGTAGTCTGTACAGTGATACCTCGAGCAGCGCCCCGTACCTTGACGACGCATATCGCAACTCTCAGAACCCGTACTACCATTTACCACCCAGCCTACGGGGGACAACGGGCGATGATAAGCTATCGGTGGTGAACGCTGCAGGGACATCGCAATCGGCAGCACCgggaacggtggcggcggccgctgccgtagcagcagcatctgtcgttcatccaccaccgcccacCGCCTCACCGTATCATCCATTCCTGGCATCGCAACACAGCTCCCGGCCGTATCAGTTCATCAATCAGCTGGACCCGATCCATCAGCAATACTTCCGCCAGGAGGAGCTTCGCGCCCAGATGATGCTGAATCAGGGACTACTGGGACCACCGGGTACTGCTCCGCCCAGTGCTTACGGGCAACCGAGCTATCATCCGGCATTGGGGATGCACAAACCGTATGATGCCATGAACAGCATGAACCGTTCTCCGTTCCTTTAA